In Peptostreptococcus equinus, the DNA window GCAATACCCTTTTGAGTGTCGATTTTATCTGCTACTAAATCGTTTGGCAAGTTAGTTTTCTTATAATCTTCTAATGTACGTTCAGATTCAAAGTATTCTTTGGTATTATAGAAATCTTTGTAGTATTCTTCATTGGATATCCATTGAGAATAGTCCATTTTAATAAGACCAAGTCTTTCTAAATTACTAAGTGATGGTGAAAGTGAATTTTGATCTGAACATGATGGATTGCTTAAAAAAATATTAGTATATAAATTTAGGTTTGTGTGATTAGTAAACATTAAATTGTATTTGCAAATTGGAGCCTGGTTGCGATGAGAATTATATATGCAAATTAAATTATTAGCGTATAGAGGTGACATTTGTTTTATTATTTCAACATAAGAAGAGTGTATTATTGCATCTTTAGTTTTATCCATTGATGATGCAATAAGTTTAGCGAACATACTTCTAAGTTCAGGTTCTTCTACGTAATATTTAGAAGCTTCCATAGCTGGACCTATAATATTAGTTTTTGGTTCCTTCAAATTTTCTTCTGGTATATTTTTAACTTCTGTGATTATATTTTCTCCAAAAAGTTGTTTGTTCTTCTCGGCTTTAGCCTTTAGAATTTCAGCTTCTTGATGAATGTTTTTGCCAAAGTGTATATACCAAAATTCATTTAGAGTTTCTACTGGACCTTTTAAAATTCCTGCTCCAACTAAAGCACTACCACCACACATAAGCATATTTTGAATATCCATAAATACCTCCTAAGTTAAATTATTATTTAAAATCATTGTACCATAAACCATTATGAAAGGAATATAAATAGTTGAACAATACATTAGATCTACTTAATTTATTAGAATATATAGATCCATCTATCCTAACCTACCAAGAGTGGGTCAATGTAGGAATGGGACTCAAGCAAGAAGGCTACACAGCAAGTGATTGGGATAGATGGTCAACAAGAGATACAAAAAGATATAGAAATGGAGAATGCTTCACTAAATGGATGTCATTTCAAGGTAGCAATTCTCCAGTAACTGGTGGAACAATATACCAGATGGCAGTTGATGGTGGTTATGTTCCACTTAGAAAAGATGGTCATGCTCTAGATTGGGATGACGAAATAAAAGATGATTTGGTTGTAGTAGACCAAGCATGGTTAGAAGGTCAAGATATAGAAGAACCGAATAACTGGGAGCCAGCGAAAGAGCTAATTAAGTATCTAGAAATATTATTTGATTCTACTGAAAATGTAGGATATGTAACAGCTACCTGGGAAAAAGACGGAAAGTATTTACCTACCAAAGGTCACTGGGACAGAACTTCAGGACAATTAATACAAGAGCTTAATCAGTGTAATGGAGATATAGGCGCCGTGCTTGGTGATTATAAAGAACAAGCAGGTGCATGGATTAGATTTAATCCACTTGATGGTATAGGGTGTAAAAATGACAATGTAGTTGATTTTAGATATGCACTTGTGGAATCTGATTCAATGGAATTAGATAAGCAAAATGCCATAATTAGAGAATTAGAGTTACCGGTAGCTTGTTTAGTACATAGTGGTAAAAAGTCAATTCATGCAATAGTTAGAGTTGATGCATCAAATTATGACGAATACAGAAAAAGAGTAGATTACTTATATACTGTGTGTAAGAAAAATGGATTAGAAATAGACCAACAGAATAAGAATCCATCAAGGTTAAGCCGTATGCCAGGGATTATGAGAAATGGCAAAAAACAGTTTCTTATTGACACAAATATAGGCAAATCAAATTGGAATGAATGGTTTGAATGGATAGAAGGTGTAAATGATGATTTGCCGGATCCTGAAAGCCTTGATTCATTCTTTGACGATTTACCGGACTTAGCTCCACCGTTAATACATGGAATACTTAGACAAGGTCACAAAATGCTAATGGCGGGTCCATCAAAAGCTGGTAAGTCATATGCGCTTATAGAACTTTGTGTGGCTATTGCT includes these proteins:
- a CDS encoding DUF4393 domain-containing protein, with protein sequence MDIQNMLMCGGSALVGAGILKGPVETLNEFWYIHFGKNIHQEAEILKAKAEKNKQLFGENIITEVKNIPEENLKEPKTNIIGPAMEASKYYVEEPELRSMFAKLIASSMDKTKDAIIHSSYVEIIKQMSPLYANNLICIYNSHRNQAPICKYNLMFTNHTNLNLYTNIFLSNPSCSDQNSLSPSLSNLERLGLIKMDYSQWISNEEYYKDFYNTKEYFESERTLEDYKKTNLPNDLVADKIDTQKGIADLTPFGKNFVRTCM
- a CDS encoding AAA family ATPase, which codes for MNNTLDLLNLLEYIDPSILTYQEWVNVGMGLKQEGYTASDWDRWSTRDTKRYRNGECFTKWMSFQGSNSPVTGGTIYQMAVDGGYVPLRKDGHALDWDDEIKDDLVVVDQAWLEGQDIEEPNNWEPAKELIKYLEILFDSTENVGYVTATWEKDGKYLPTKGHWDRTSGQLIQELNQCNGDIGAVLGDYKEQAGAWIRFNPLDGIGCKNDNVVDFRYALVESDSMELDKQNAIIRELELPVACLVHSGKKSIHAIVRVDASNYDEYRKRVDYLYTVCKKNGLEIDQQNKNPSRLSRMPGIMRNGKKQFLIDTNIGKSNWNEWFEWIEGVNDDLPDPESLDSFFDDLPDLAPPLIHGILRQGHKMLMAGPSKAGKSYALIELCVAIAEGDKWMGWNCEQGKVMYVNLELDRASCLHRFKDVYTAMGVDPNNLKNIDIWNLRGKSVPMDKLAPKLIRRAHKKNYTAIIIDPIYKVITGDENSADQMAHFCNQFDRVCTDLGSAVIYCHHHSKGYQGGKRSMDRASGSGVFARDPDALIDLTELSLSDELVKHEKEKAAANYISLALQNLNQDYFEENVGLDDTLSRAQMLTHANRCLTRMQYIDLEKRLDKVMRLAGQKTAWRIEGTLREFAGFEPVNVWFDYPIHKIDDSGVLKDVMPEAEKPPWQKGVESRKPKEKKKEERQNKLEIAFANLEMDHNEITVNDLSQEMGVSNRTVWRRIKEHGGFDFIRTGDGKASIIYRKEEENTCDNN